gcggtccgctctgaacagctgaaagcccggcagatggagtgcgctgtccggtatggcgtcattcagccaggtttccgtgaaacacagagcagcagagtgagagaaatccttatttgtccgagagagcagaaggagttcgtccattttgttgggtagagagcggagatttgcgagatggatgctaggcaacggcgttcgaaatccgcgcttcctgagtctgacgagcgctcccgctcgctttccccacctgcgcgtcctgaagcgcttgatcagcgccgctgctcctccgataacaatgttcagtaaaacgtctgtataatagaaatccggaaaaatatcatgtggtgtgttctgccgaatgttcagcagttcatccctggtgaaactgatcgtgtttgttaaacaaaaaacaggaaaaacgaacaaaaacagtacaaacactggagagccaagcactgaagcagccatgtgcggcgccatcttggattgcctGTAGGGATTCATCATCCTACTATATATACTTTCACTTACAAAACCAGCATGATTAACTTATGATGTTTGGATAGTGAACATTTAATTTGGTTTGATAAAGCAACATGATCAGTCTCTggtttctcagatgtttctcctgaaatGACATTTAAACTCACTAGTGTCTTCTGTAGAGTTTCAGAATAAATCTCAACAATATACGTGCTCATTTTTGCCAATACGCAAACATCTGCAATCAAAAGTCTCATTATCTCAATATTGACTCAATTGTTTCttcaaattagcattttttgtttgcttttcttaAAGTCACATTACAGTATTTGTGTGCTCTTGAAGCCATAATAGAACAAATCCAAGAGAAATGTCTTGTTTGTTGTTATTGTAGTCCTTGATTTCTGCAAACTGATGGTATTTACTGTCAGCAGATACAAATTAGTTTCAAATATTTTTCACTGTTCAGTGTATTTGCAGAAAAcgagcagtttttttttacagccaaATGAACTTCCTGTCAGTCTGAGTCAGTCATGAAAACACTGACCTCTAGTGATCGAGAGGAGCTAGCGATACTTCTGATGATTTGAAGAGCTTTCTTGAagtctgatttatttttattgaatctcAACAGATGATGAACCGGTTCAATAAAAACGAGACGCCGATTCATTCGATTCATTCAAAGTGTTCCCAGAAGTCCATGCGCAGCGTTTAACACGTTCACTGTTTAAAGGTAGACCTGGATATGTAGTAAAATACACTGCAGAGGCCGTTTCAGAAAGGTATATTAACCCTGATATGAGGGAAACAAGTGCAATTAAGTGAAGCTTACCTAAAACAAGTAAAGTTATCTAACATgggataagaaaaaaaatcttaatgcaaacagaaacactattatattttagttttgttacCCTCTTGGCAGATAATTtgcaaaataaaatgcaatgaaatcCCCCCAGGAAACAAATATCTAGTCatgtttattatttagaaaatgcatcttgatttaagagttttcagatattttgaatgagaaagcaagaaagaaagaaagaaagaaagaaagaaagaaagaaagaaagaaagaaagaaaaatatttttattttatttatttttttgcaggacAGGTACATTCATTCATTGTGCATATTTTCATCATGCAGACACTGTCAAAGTGACAAAAACAGCCTGTCCTTTTATACAGAATCTGAAGCTGCATTAAGTAATACATTAAACctaatacaataatacatttagttacattaatttaataaaataatttaattcaaatttcaaATATACTGTCAAATGCAAAGTGTGTGTGTTGCTTCAAAAGAGCAACCGtgcatttgtgttgttttattttcttgtttttattggttAATCATATAATCACACATTAATATATAATCATTAGCCATTTATGCAATAtatcatttttaatcattaatggtatttaatcattaaattattaattactgGTATCTTGTTTTTAAacttaacatttcttatttttgattGATCTTCATAAATAGGAAATTAGATGTGTGCGTTATATGGATGAATGATTTGAGATCACAAACGTTTTCCCGCAGTGTGTGGAGTTTAAAGACGCTCCCTTACGCACTATATATCCAGCGAATATTGAAGCTGATAATAAATTAACTGCGCTTGAAGTTTGAGCTGGTGTAGCCTTATACTATACTAGTTGCCTGTAATCGTAACCGGATATCCGCATCACAAACAGAAAGTGAAAGCAAAATGTTCAGAATTTATGTTTCTTCCTTTAAATAGCCCGGGTCGATTCTATACGGAAGTGCTGGAGATCAGATTCTGTTTCATCATGGACGACACACAACTATCTACAGATGAAGATGTTTCTCCAGGATGCAGGTACTTTCAATAAACACTTTATAAAATCACCTTGAATGATGGTAGATGGGAGTCTCCATAGCGTTTTAGTGTCTGGAGGTGTTTAAGCTAAAATTAagattttgatttaaaaagcCTCCTCATGGagagtttgattaaaaatacttaattaaattaattaaatctctTTTGTTATAGTTCATTTCATCAGAAGAGATCAGAAGCAGAGTCCAGCTGTGTGTCTATGAGGAGTGATTGGTCTATGGATCATCCAGTTGATTTTAAGTGTGAAGATACACAGACTGATCTCAGGtacatttttatacaaatattattacaacatgtCATTTTTATGTAATTAGAATAGTGTTATCTTCATCTTTAAGTATATTTATGtgatatattaacatatatagtGTTACACAGATAGATGCATTTGTGAAAGCACTCAGTTCTGTTTAACATCTTTTGTAATAAGATAGTGTAAATGATCCTGGAGTTGTTTTTAATGTGATTGTTTAAATAATATGTGATTATGTACTTTGTTATGGATTGACTTTAATCTCTCTCTGTTATAGTTCAGTTCATCAGAAGAGATCAGAAGCAGAGTCCAGCTCTGTGTCTATGAGGAGTGATGCATCTGTGAATCAGTCATTAGATTATAAGAGTGAAGACACAAAGACTGACCTCAGGTATAATATTTCCATAAAATAGTATTTGATTATGATACAGAATACATAAACAAAACTGTGCTCTTTAGCATATTTAATAATGCAGTATTTAAATTTTCCAGGCATGAAGTCCTCAACAGGTTTAGATCAAATCTGCTGAAGAAGTTTGAGTGTCTGTATGAGGGAACAGCGATGCAGGGAAACCCAACACTCCTGAATGAGATCTACACAGAGCTCTAcatcacagagagtgagagtggaCAGATCAGTAATGAGcatgaggtgagacagattgagACACAATCCAGGAGAGCAGCAACAGAGGACAAAGCCATCAAATGCAGTGACATCTTTAGACCTTTACCTGGACAAGACAAAGCCATCAGAACTGTGCTGACAAAGGGAGTCGCTGGCATTGGCaaaacagtctctgtgcagaagttcatcCTGGACTGGGCTGAAGGGAAAGAGAATCAGGACGTCCAGCTCATATTTCCTCTTCCTTTCAGAGAAATCAATTTGATGAAGGACAAAACACTCAGTCTTTCAGATCTTCTTCATGTCTTTTTCCCTGAAACTAAAGAAATTGAATTATCCAGTGATGAATATAAAGTgttgttcatctttgatggtctggatgagtGTCGTCTGTCTCTGGACTTTAAGAGTGAAGTGAAACTGTGTAATATATCTGAATCAGCCTCAGTGGACGAGCTGCTGATGAACCTCATTGTGGGGAatctgcttccctctgctctcatctggatcacctccagaccagcagcagctgaTCTCGTCCCCTCTGAGTGTGTCCATCGAGTGACAGAGGTACGAGGCTTCAATGAGCCACAGAAGGAGGAATacttcaggaagagaatcagtgatcAGAGTCTGGCCGACAGGATCATCTCACACCTGAAGTCATCAAGGAGCCTctacatcatgtgccacatcccagtgTTCTGCTGGATCTCAGCCGCTGTTCTGGAGAAGATGTTGAGTCGAGGTAAGAGAGGAGAGATTCCCAAGACTCTCActcaaatgtacacacacttcctgatccttcagatcaacatcaaacatGAAAAGGACTATGAGAAGAAGGTGACAGATGAAGACATGATCCTCAAACTGGGGAAAGTGGCTTTTCAGCAGCTTGTGAAAGGAAATCTTATCTTCTATGAGGAAGACCTGAGAGAGTGTGGCATTGATGTGACAGAAGCATCAGTGTACTCAGGATTGTGCACTCAGATCTTCAGAGAGGAGCTGGGCTTGTATCAGGGGAAAGTCttctgctttgttcatctgagcaTTCAGGAACATCTAGCAGCTCTATATGTGCACCTCTCCTGGACAAACAATAACAGAAATGTGTTTGAGCCAATCACCAAACAGAGTTTATGGTCTAAAGTTCAGGACTTGTTTCAGCATGGTCCATTATCTGAGCTGCATCAGAGAGCTGTGGATGAGGCTCTACAGAGGAAAAATGGACATCTGGACCTTTTCCTGCGGTTCCTTCTGGGTTTGTCAGTGGAGTCTCGACAGATTCTCCTACAACAAATAATGACACTGAAAAGAAGCATCTCTGACAACAATGAGAAAACTGTTGAGTACATCAAGAAGAAGATCAGGAGCATTGACTCACCAGAGAAATCCATCAATCTGTTccactgtctgaatgaactgggTGATCAGTCACTAGTGAAGGAAATACAACAGTATCTGACATCTGGAAGAATAAAGAAAACCAAACTCTCTTCATCTCAGTGGTCAGCTGTAGTTTTTGTGTTGTTGACATCAGAAGAGGAACTGAATCAGTTTTGTCTCGATAAATTTGTTAAAGGaaataataaacatgaaaatatgaaAGTTCTTCAGAAGCTGCTGCCTGTGATTAAAGAATCCAGATCAGTTCAGTAAGTATCACTGAGAACAATCACTTCACTtttaaaacattaagaaaatcaAAGTTAAAAGTAGTGTTAATTTTGTCACcaattttaatttagtcttaatgTGTCAAATGTAACTTttagtttttatcatatttagtcaacttgtcctgttttagttttagtcaagttTCAGTTGACTAacccccagtttcacagacaaggcttaagcctaatCCCATGCAAAAATCTAAGTCTGAGCTATTTCtactgaaagaaacttgctctGACTGAtcataaaatatatcagtgcctttattTTGTCTCAAAATGCTCACCAGTAATGTTTTCAAAGGAACTAATTCTGTTTTGGTTTAAGGCCTGTTTTTGAAACTAGGCCTAAATGTTTGAGAATTTAAGTCTAGTTTTAGTTAGTGGTAACCTTTTTTGTCTTACTGTATTATGgttaaaatgattacatttttatttctattttgctcaattttaattgcaatgattgttgtcatttggaaaatgtatttttaaattttatcaGAAGTTTCTCTTTCACTAATAAGCACAAATCGATAGAATATCGACTTCTTTGACATCATCTAACATAACTAAACGATTTTTGAAAACACTTTTGACCACAGTGTCTGACAGAGTCCCAAAACACagttgtagccaatcagcagcaagggggcgtgtcttgtcctgatagcgagaagagagcgctcaatttgagtgcacaggacgcatattacattacat
The genomic region above belongs to Carassius carassius chromosome 11, fCarCar2.1, whole genome shotgun sequence and contains:
- the LOC132153238 gene encoding NACHT, LRR and PYD domains-containing protein 12-like isoform X3, with product MDDTQLSTDEDVSPGCSSFHQKRSEAESSCVSMRSDWSMDHPVDFKCEDTQTDLRHEVLNRFRSNLLKKFECLYEGTAMQGNPTLLNEIYTELYITESESGQISNEHEVRQIETQSRRAATEDKAIKCSDIFRPLPGQDKAIRTVLTKGVAGIGKTVSVQKFILDWAEGKENQDVQLIFPLPFREINLMKDKTLSLSDLLHVFFPETKEIELSSDEYKVLFIFDGLDECRLSLDFKSEVKLCNISESASVDELLMNLIVGNLLPSALIWITSRPAAADLVPSECVHRVTEVRGFNEPQKEEYFRKRISDQSLADRIISHLKSSRSLYIMCHIPVFCWISAAVLEKMLSRGKRGEIPKTLTQMYTHFLILQINIKHEKDYEKKVTDEDMILKLGKVAFQQLVKGNLIFYEEDLRECGIDVTEASVYSGLCTQIFREELGLYQGKVFCFVHLSIQEHLAALYVHLSWTNNNRNVFEPITKQSLWSKVQDLFQHGPLSELHQRAVDEALQRKNGHLDLFLRFLLGLSVESRQILLQQIMTLKRSISDNNEKTVEYIKKKIRSIDSPEKSINLFHCLNELGDQSLVKEIQQYLTSGRIKKTKLSSSQWSAVVFVLLTSEEELNQFCLDKFVKGNNKHENMKVLQKLLPVIKESRSVQLRDCGVTYEGCAALALALRSNPSHLRQLDLSGNEIGDSGVTLLSAGLNDPHCKLEKLWLNDCGVTDEGCPALASALRSNPSHLRELNMSGNEIGDSGIMMLSAGLENPHCKLEKLWLSNCGITDEGCAALASALTSNPSHLRHLSLTGNQLGNSVNLLSDVLQNPHCKLEKLWLNDCDVPDEGCAALASALRSNSSHLRELNLSGNKIGDSGVMLLSAGLEDLHCELEILWLRDCGITNEGCAALASALRSNPSHLRRLDLSWNKKGDLGVKLLCAGLKDPHCKLEELQLRDCGVTHEGCAALASALGSNPSHLRHLDLSWNKIEDLGVKRLCAGLKGNHCKLEMLWLRDCGITDEGCVALASALRSNSSLLRHLNLTGNKLGESGVKLLKDNPHYKLETVYC
- the LOC132153238 gene encoding NACHT, LRR and PYD domains-containing protein 12-like isoform X1, giving the protein MDDTQLSTDEDVSPGCSSFHQKRSEAESSCVSMRSDWSMDHPVDFKCEDTQTDLSSVHQKRSEAESSSVSMRSDASVNQSLDYKSEDTKTDLRHEVLNRFRSNLLKKFECLYEGTAMQGNPTLLNEIYTELYITESESGQISNEHEVRQIETQSRRAATEDKAIKCSDIFRPLPGQDKAIRTVLTKGVAGIGKTVSVQKFILDWAEGKENQDVQLIFPLPFREINLMKDKTLSLSDLLHVFFPETKEIELSSDEYKVLFIFDGLDECRLSLDFKSEVKLCNISESASVDELLMNLIVGNLLPSALIWITSRPAAADLVPSECVHRVTEVRGFNEPQKEEYFRKRISDQSLADRIISHLKSSRSLYIMCHIPVFCWISAAVLEKMLSRGKRGEIPKTLTQMYTHFLILQINIKHEKDYEKKVTDEDMILKLGKVAFQQLVKGNLIFYEEDLRECGIDVTEASVYSGLCTQIFREELGLYQGKVFCFVHLSIQEHLAALYVHLSWTNNNRNVFEPITKQSLWSKVQDLFQHGPLSELHQRAVDEALQRKNGHLDLFLRFLLGLSVESRQILLQQIMTLKRSISDNNEKTVEYIKKKIRSIDSPEKSINLFHCLNELGDQSLVKEIQQYLTSGRIKKTKLSSSQWSAVVFVLLTSEEELNQFCLDKFVKGNNKHENMKVLQKLLPVIKESRSVQLRDCGVTYEGCAALALALRSNPSHLRQLDLSGNEIGDSGVTLLSAGLNDPHCKLEKLWLNDCGVTDEGCPALASALRSNPSHLRELNMSGNEIGDSGIMMLSAGLENPHCKLEKLWLSNCGITDEGCAALASALTSNPSHLRHLSLTGNQLGNSVNLLSDVLQNPHCKLEKLWLNDCDVPDEGCAALASALRSNSSHLRELNLSGNKIGDSGVMLLSAGLEDLHCELEILWLRDCGITNEGCAALASALRSNPSHLRRLDLSWNKKGDLGVKLLCAGLKDPHCKLEELQLRDCGVTHEGCAALASALGSNPSHLRHLDLSWNKIEDLGVKRLCAGLKGNHCKLEMLWLRDCGITDEGCVALASALRSNSSLLRHLNLTGNKLGESGVKLLKDNPHYKLETVYC
- the LOC132153238 gene encoding NACHT, LRR and PYD domains-containing protein 12-like isoform X6, whose translation is MDDTQLSTDEDVSPGCSSFHQKRSEAESSCVSMRSDWSMDHPVDFKCEDTQTDLSSVHQKRSEAESSSVSMRSDASVNQSLDYKSEDTKTDLRHEVLNRFRSNLLKKFECLYEGTAMQGNPTLLNEIYTELYITESESGQISNEHEVRQIETQSRRAATEDKAIKCSDIFRPLPGQDKAIRTVLTKGVAGIGKTVSVQKFILDWAEGKENQDVQLIFPLPFREINLMKDKTLSLSDLLHVFFPETKEIELSSDEYKVLFIFDGLDECRLSLDFKSEVKLCNISESASVDELLMNLIVGNLLPSALIWITSRPAAADLVPSECVHRVTEVRGFNEPQKEEYFRKRISDQSLADRIISHLKSSRSLYIMCHIPVFCWISAAVLEKMLSRGKRGEIPKTLTQMYTHFLILQINIKHEKDYEKKVTDEDMILKLGKVAFQQLVKGNLIFYEEDLRECGIDVTEASVYSGLCTQIFREELGLYQGKVFCFVHLSIQEHLAALYVHLSWTNNNRNVFEPITKQSLWSKVQDLFQHGPLSELHQRAVDEALQRKNGHLDLFLRFLLGLSVESRQILLQQIMTLKRSISDNNEKTVEYIKKKIRSIDSPEKSINLFHCLNELGDQSLVKEIQQYLTSGRIKKTKLSSSQWSAVVFVLLTSEEELNQFCLDKFVKGNNKHENMKVLQKLLPVIKESRSVQLRDCGVTYEGCAALALALRSNPSHLRQLDLSGNEIGDSGVTLLSAGLNDPHCKLEKLWLNDCGVTDEGCPALASALRSNPSHLRELNMSGNEIGDSGIMMLSAGLENPHCKLEKLWLSNCGITDEGCAALASALTSNPSHLRHLSLTGNQLGNSVNLLSDVLQNPHCKLEKLWLRDCGITNEGCAALASALRSNPSHLRRLDLSWNKKGDLGVKLLCAGLKDPHCKLEELQLRDCGVTHEGCAALASALGSNPSHLRHLDLSWNKIEDLGVKRLCAGLKGNHCKLEMLWLRDCGITDEGCVALASALRSNSSLLRHLNLTGNKLGESGVKLLKDNPHYKLETVYC
- the LOC132153238 gene encoding NACHT, LRR and PYD domains-containing protein 12-like isoform X5 produces the protein MDDTQLSTDEDVSPGCSSFHQKRSEAESSCVSMRSDWSMDHPVDFKCEDTQTDLSSVHQKRSEAESSSVSMRSDASVNQSLDYKSEDTKTDLRHEVLNRFRSNLLKKFECLYEGTAMQGNPTLLNEIYTELYITESESGQISNEHEVRQIETQSRRAATEDKAIKCSDIFRPLPGQDKAIRTVLTKGVAGIGKTVSVQKFILDWAEGKENQDVQLIFPLPFREINLMKDKTLSLSDLLHVFFPETKEIELSSDEYKVLFIFDGLDECRLSLDFKSEVKLCNISESASVDELLMNLIVGNLLPSALIWITSRPAAADLVPSECVHRVTEVRGFNEPQKEEYFRKRISDQSLADRIISHLKSSRSLYIMCHIPVFCWISAAVLEKMLSRGKRGEIPKTLTQMYTHFLILQINIKHEKDYEKKVTDEDMILKLGKVAFQQLVKGNLIFYEEDLRECGIDVTEASVYSGLCTQIFREELGLYQGKVFCFVHLSIQEHLAALYVHLSWTNNNRNVFEPITKQSLWSKVQDLFQHGPLSELHQRAVDEALQRKNGHLDLFLRFLLGLSVESRQILLQQIMTLKRSISDNNEKTVEYIKKKIRSIDSPEKSINLFHCLNELGDQSLVKEIQQYLTSGRIKKTKLSSSQWSAVVFVLLTSEEELNQFCLDKFVKGNNKHENMKVLQKLLPVIKESRSVQLRDCGVTYEGCAALALALRSNPSHLRQLDLSGNEIGDSGVTLLSAGLNDPHCKLEKLWLSNCGITDEGCAALASALTSNPSHLRHLSLTGNQLGNSVNLLSDVLQNPHCKLEKLWLNDCDVPDEGCAALASALRSNSSHLRELNLSGNKIGDSGVMLLSAGLEDLHCELEILWLRDCGITNEGCAALASALRSNPSHLRRLDLSWNKKGDLGVKLLCAGLKDPHCKLEELQLRDCGVTHEGCAALASALGSNPSHLRHLDLSWNKIEDLGVKRLCAGLKGNHCKLEMLWLRDCGITDEGCVALASALRSNSSLLRHLNLTGNKLGESGVKLLKDNPHYKLETVYC